One genomic segment of Musa acuminata AAA Group cultivar baxijiao chromosome BXJ3-3, Cavendish_Baxijiao_AAA, whole genome shotgun sequence includes these proteins:
- the LOC103977948 gene encoding ADP,ATP carrier protein 1, mitochondrial: MADQVNHPTVVQKFAGQFHLGSTFSQDMQAIGYNFNTTSVYKRHFKTANYTNGALQSPVVPACRASYDLSMLSSASPIFANAPAEKGLASFAIDFLMGGVSAAVSKTAAAPIERVKLLIQNQDEMIKTGRLSEPYKGITDCFKRTMQEEGVASLWRGNTANVIRYFPTQALNFAFKDYFKRMFNFKKDKDGYWKWFAGNLASGGAAGASSLLFVYSLDYARTRLANDAKAAKKGGERQFNGLVDVYRKTLQSDGIAGLYRGFNISCVGIIVYRGLYFGMYDSLKPVVLTGKLQDSFFASFALGWVITNGAGLASYPIDTVRRRMMMTSGEAVKYKSSLDAFSQILKKEGAKSLFKGAGANILRAVAGAGVLAGYDKLQLIVFGKKYGSGGA; encoded by the exons ATGGCTGACCAAGTTAACCACCCAACTGTTGTCCAAAAATTTGCTGGCCAATTCCATCTTGGTTCTACCTTTTCACAAGACATGCAGGCTATTGGTTATAACTTCAATACGACTTCAGTATACAAGAGACACTTCAAAACTGCAAACTACACTAATGGCGCACTTCAATCTCCAGTGGTGCCTGCATGCAGAGCTAGCTATGATCTCTCTATGTTGTCATCTGCATCGCCTATTTTTGCAAATGCACCTGCAGAAAAAGGTCTTGCGAGTTTTGCAATAGATTTCCTCATGGGTGGAGTCTCTGCTGCTGTTTCTAAAACAGCTGCTGCTCCCATTGAACGTGTGAAACTTCTTATCCAGAACCAGGATGAGATGATAAAGACTGGTCGTCTTTCTGAACCCTACAAAGGTATAACTGACTGCTTCAAACGAACAATGCAGGAAGAAGGTGTTGCCTCACTGTGGAGAGGCAACACAGCAAATGTTATACGCTATTTTCCAACTCAG GCTCTAAACTTTGCTTTCAAAGATTACTTCAAGAGAATGTTCAATTTCAAGAAAGACAAGGATGGATACTGGAAATGGTTTGCTGGAAACCTTGCTTCTGGTGGTGCAGCTGGTGCTTCTTCTCTACTCTTTGTCTACTCTCTGGATTACGCCCGAACTCGATTGGCTAATGATGCTAAAGCTGCTAAAAAGGGAGGGGAAAGACAATTCAATGGCCTAGTTGATGTCTACAGGAAGACACTGCAATCTGATGGCATTGCTGGCCTTTACCGAGGATTCAATATTTCATGTGTTGGAATTATAGTTTACCGTGGTCTTTACTTTGGAATGTACGACTCCTTGAAGCCGGTGGTTCTTACAGGGAAATTACAG GATAGTTTCTTTGCTAGTTTTGCTCTAGGTTGGGTGATCACCAATGGTGCTGGACTTGCGTCATACCCTATTGACACCGTTCGCAGAAGGATGATGATGACCTCTGGAGAGGCTGTCAAGTACAAGAGCTCCCTGGACGCCTTCTCCCAGATCCTGAAGAAGGAGGGTGCCAAGTCTCTGTTCAAGGGTGCAGGTGCCAACATTCTCCGTGCCGTTGCCGGTGCCGGTGTGCTTGCCGGGTATGACAAGCTGCAGCTGATTGTTTTTGGCAAGAAGTACGGTTCAGGTGGTGCTTGA